A region from the Corticium candelabrum chromosome 14, ooCorCand1.1, whole genome shotgun sequence genome encodes:
- the LOC134189431 gene encoding bone morphogenetic protein 4-like produces MTPAGTWRLLVLLSFLYVDSIASAIPISSLNREEIERHLSLLNLYEIHNRTFNMIPSKPPVYLRQLYRKLNKNDENGRLSQMRCYLGHGLPATERDPEHARFYFNTTAENRISPNDIARAELRLKFQQSKMGRDMTGSRADVWVHVVRKPATEKRRAKLKLLNKTSISTSTTSQSYITLDVTHLARTHLSRRRPNLMIHVSIRGHSRRARVKLPSAELTKKDPDAKPLFIVYLRSDTDSRQQSREMRKKIKSKALVSTLTNSALEQETSRTRERRGYPRGSHFSRKSGPYCGLNELNIKFRDVDWTFVIAPDYYQANWCAGECPRSLTDNFNPTVHAILQSLFHWLVNGEVSKPCCVPDELESLNMLFYDHSDVILYKKYHGMRATKCGCH; encoded by the exons ATGACTCCGGCTGGAACGTGGCGGCTACTAGTTCTCTTATCATTCTTGTACGTCGATAGCATTGCGTCTGCAATACCTATATCATCGTTGAATAGAGAGGAAATCGAGCGACATCTTAGCTTGCTAAATCTGTACGAGATTCACAACCGAACGTTCAACATGATACCGTCAAAACCGCCTGTCTACTTGAGGCAGCTGTACAGGAAGTTAAACAAGAACGACGAGAACGGCAGGTTGAGTCAAATGCGCTGCTATCTGGGCCACG GCTTGCCGGCGACCGAGCGCGACCCTGAACATGCGAGATTTTACTTCAACACGACGGCTGAGAATCGTATTTCTCCGAACGATATCGCGCGTGCTGAACTGCGACTGAAGTTCCAGCAATCGAAGATGGGCAGAGACATGACAGGAAGCCGAGCAGATGTGTGGGTTCACGTCGTTAGGAAGCCGGCGACAGAAAAGCGGCGCGCAAAGCTCAAACTCCTCAACAAGACGTCGATATCGACCAGCACGACGTCGCAGTCCTACATCACACTCGATGTGACACACCTTGCTCGAACGCACCTGTCACGTCGACGGCCCAATCTAATGATTCACGTGTCGATACGTGGGCATTCGCGTCGTGCAAGGGTAAAGCTCCCGAGCGCTGAACTGACCAAGAAAGACCCCGATGCAAAGCCCCTTTTTATTGTCTACTTACGGTCCGATACGGACAGTCGCCAGCAGTCGAGAGAGATGAGGAAAAAAATCAAAAGCAAAGCATTGGTCAGTACACTCACAAACTCTGCATTGGAACAGGAAACGTCGAGGACTCGTGAACGGCGGGGTTACCCGCGAGGCTCCCACTTTTCTAGGAAAAGCGGACCGTATTGTGGATTGAATGAGCTTAATATCAAGTTCAGGGACGTTGACTGGACCTTCGTTATCGCTCCTGACTATTACCAGGCCAACTGGTGTGCTGGAGAATGCCCAAGAAGTCTAACGGACAACTTTAATCCGACAGTGCACGCCATTCTGCAGTCACTATTTCACTGGCTGGTAAATGGTGAGGTTAGCAAGCCGTGCTGCGTACCGGACGAGTTGGAGAGTTTGAATATGCTCTTCTACGATCATTCGGATGTTATACTGTATAAGAAGTACCATGGCATGCGTGCCACTAAGTGTGGATGCCATTAG
- the LOC134189429 gene encoding arf-GAP with Rho-GAP domain, ANK repeat and PH domain-containing protein 1-like — translation MSASAEDVRQWLANDAKLERYFKHFMDAGYDALAKCCSLNENDLDKMGIELPGHRKRLIGVSRKLQERLNECQKEVVEDVAPTLPPKKTKTTSVQEGPAVTHLTPHYSEVKVEEAAWSEQTPPKVMVRGSSLRNSATPKLSVRPQSPLVTDSASSVSPFADDPPPLPPKDSNASAVLTSSGSASDLLPPPLPPKQSPATSPVIERKIEDLFSQPVQVAPASPSQSVKPKPAPRQNVAKKSIQPVPTPRPRPQSASPSSAAVTAESMGESGRHRRHSEEHILAPSSTALNPYIELEQSYPNTVQERPALPKRTCNIPQSSSSVQNDVQLVQPSPMTSDVFTSSVDNLSNLQMPPELPKRTSSVSQPPNFENEIQPMMQPSPTRGDVFPGNTDNQSMLRKPPELPMRSCSIPQPSSVENEVQLMMSFAMRDDISTGSPDNRSMLQTPPELPKRLCSIPQPSSIESEVQPVKQSSSMRDDVIAGSADSQLLLPVRPELPKRSIPDLHSDVRNDFQPVIPPDVFIGNGDNLSELRRPPELPKRSCNNQPLLSVQDEVSPLRQLIKTPDVFVNSTDNRPVSSSFSDHVSNSSGSVDDVERPYAVLGQLLHGIQPPSRDASMSPPKASEFLDDSHTPTVGGHQQSSNPYEVSDNTNMYWAVSDTRPVPLLPDSSNSVGDGIYEFAQAAQQPQGSFVDNTRTKVQRQQQQQYEQIESRPTPDGHRRQVQHQQSSASSGVHSEEVELRPQFPNLMKGTPRISVIQPTDTAKKCKEGFLFKQGGKDSNRGWKHRWVTFDSQDLKYYRNKGDKDNEVLKTVPLKRMLNVTQEIDEKDKAHPYHFTLVTPDRTFLFASEKLDNCQLWSSTLLAAIMLFKPTEEDLEEHEGGKMHNPNMQGFLKKQGHSVLADWKQRYIVLKGEAFCYYKSVDDWKNGIPIHEIKMKTSKVKRVGDRHRFEIITPGRQYQFQAQSDDEMEQWITALEKAVLYGLEEANPFTATTSQTCNEVLEFIRTNPSNCFCADCGDKDPTWASVNLCITLCLKCSGVHRSLGVHLSKVRSIGLDRHVWTAPIKQLFVEIGNDKSNQFWLYHLRSSPPTQDVEDSVRDNFIRFKYENHAWCERTGLERNEADLDKELCTNTSTDDLMRTLQLIASGANVNAWCAGAPPDECTPVSIARKAKKDLQMELLIQNGADRDGMATDPVRRFNAPGAPKSPFSSRAIKQESVRSTSSVQSVSSVSSSRARNSSNLCGWLQKPGINETGWKNRWCVIEGKTLTYYKSERSEEESGHIDANEMASVAPADDEILVASPTDSCFTISTTFGRKFHFCTEHKEDMNRWMNSIQEVIEKYNEAKKEFDKAGLLMKRGLNNTAWKQRWFTLSAKHKQLRYHKMEREESGVIDLRKVSEVKLPEETKRDRTYSITYIASKQQTPSESQLSFQIVTSERTYQLKAFTVKEAVSWSTAVKGCIGSGAHLSNQTLSGSGIPLIVEKCVTFVEAHGMVVEGIYRHSGTTSIIAKLLNSFWQDPAGVVLDPSVYSVHDVTGTLKAFFRKLPDPLLTSDYYVAFLDASRITDHSTKLCQLQSLTERLPPVNRETLKYLAGHLAKIAEMKSENKMSVKNLSMIFGPTLMTSDGHESGSFEMASLEWDVVAMMVEYYAWMFQIGEEELQQQDKIREAVQRIGIATFNANEAAKPATEFLVEIYVKGKDVDKFHRMNVSAEMSAEAVVSECIRKNNLPTSSCWTLFQVTDDGDSERQLQSSEKVLSVYKSFAENDHFCLKNSNLLRKIKEHGQRPPPSGVLTLRDVKGRQKLGKAWKKHYCFVRDGWIIINKDTKNLQKGSTEATRCNIVDHHLFIGMDQKKLSPPTRYGFHLKHKSEDTTKYFCVEEEDHMFWWICYILLYKYPGGL, via the exons ATGAGCGCTTCTGCTGAAGATGTGCGGCAGTGGCTGGCAAACGATGCCAAGTTGGAGCGCTACTTCAAGCATTTCATGGACGCCGGATACGACGCACTGGCTAAATGCTGCTCTTTGAATGAGAATGATCTTGATAAGATGGGAATAGAGCTGCCTGGACACAGGAAACGTTTGATAGGAGTTTCGAGGAAACTGCAGGAACGGTTGAATGAATGTCAAAAGGAAGTAGTTGAGGATGTAGCTCCTACGTTGCCAccaaagaagacaaagactACTTCTGTTCAAGAGGGGCCAGCAGTTACTCATCTGACACCACATTATTCTGAAGTAAAAGTGGAAGAGGCTGCTTGGTCAGAGCAGACGCCTCCTAAAGTGATGGTTAGAGGGTCATCATTAAGAAATAGTGCAACACCTAAGTTGTCGGTTCGACCACAATCACCACTGGTGACTGACTCTGCTTCTAGTGTTTCACCTTTTGCGGATGATCCTCCTCCTTTACCTCCAAAGGATTCGAATGCCTCTGCTGTGCTCACGAGTTCAGGGAGTGCTAGCGACCTGTTACCACCTCCTTTGCCTCCTAAACAAAGTCCAGCAACCTCACCGGTAATTGAGAGAAAGATTGAAGACTTGTTTAGTCAGCCAGTACAAGTGGCACCTGCTTCGCCATCTCAGAGTGTTAAACCAAAGCCTGCACCGAGGCAGAACGTAGCAAAGAAATCTATACAACCTGTGCCAACTCCACGACCTAGACCACAATCTGCAAGTCCGTCTTCAGCGGCCGTAACAGCAGAAAGTATGGGAGAAAGTGGCCGTCATCGACGTCACAGTGAGGAGCATATACTGGCACCGTCATCTACAGCACTGAATCCTTACATTGAGCTTGAACAGTCCTATCCTAATACTGTACAAGAGCGTCCAGCACTGCCAAAAAGGACATGTAATATTCCACAATCATCCTCAAGTGTTCAGAATGATGTTCAACTTGTACAGCCTTCTCCTATGACGTCAGATGTATTCACGAGTAGTGTAGATAACCTATCCAATTTGCAAATGCCTCCAGAACTGCCAAAAAGAACTTCCAGTGTTTCACAACCTCCAAATTTTGAGAATGAAATTCAACCAATGATGCAGCCTTCTCCTACGAGAGGGGATGTATTTCCTGGTAATACAGACAATCAGTCTATGTTACGAAAACCTCCAGAACTACCAATGAGGTCATGTAGTATTCCACAACCTTCAAGTGTTGAGAATGAGGTCCAACTAATGATGTCTTTTGCTATGAGAGATGACATATCTACTGGTAGTCCAGACAATCGATCTATGTTACAAACACCTCCAGAACTACCGAAAAGGTTGTGTAGTATTCCACAACCTTCAAGTATTGAGAGTGAGGTTCAACCAGTGAAGCAGTCTTCTTCTATGAGAGATGACGTAATTGCTGGAAGTGCAGACAGTCAGTTGTTGTTACCAGTGCGTCCAGAACTACCGAAAAGAAGTATTCCTGATTTGCATTCAGATGTTCGGAATGATTTTCAACCAGTAATACCACCAGATGTATTTATTGGTAATGGAGACAACTTATCTGAGTTACGACGGCCTCCAGAACTACCAAAACGATCGTGTAATAATCAACCACTTTTGAGTGTTCAGGATGAGGTCTCACCACTAAGGCAGCTCATTAAAACTCCAGATGTATTCGTTAATAGTACAGACAACCGGCCTGTTTCATCAAGTTTTTCGGATCATGTTTCTAATTCGTCAGGCAGTGTTGATGATGTCGAACGTCCATATGCTGTGCTTGGACAACTATTGCATGGCATTCAGCCTCCATCAAGAGATGCATCTATGTCACCACCAAAAGCGTCTGAGTTTTTAGATGATTCTCACACGCCTACTGTTGGAGGTCATCAGCAGTCATCTAATCCATACGAAGTGTCAGACAATACGAACATGTACTGGGCTGTTTCTGATACTCGACCAGTTCCTCTGTTGCCCGACTCCAGTAATTCTGTGGGAGATGGCATTTACGAGTTTGCACAGGCAGCACAGCAGCCACAAGGAAGCTTTGTGGATAATACAAGAACTAAAGTGCAGcgtcagcagcagcagcaatatGAACAAATTGAAAGTCGACCGACTCCTGATGGTCACAGGAGACAAGTCCAACATCAGCAATCATCCGCGTCTTCT GGTGTTCATTCTGAGGAAGTTGAACTTCGACCTCAGTTTCCAAAT CTCATGAAAGGCACTCCAAGAATATCTGTAATTCAACCTACTGATACG GCCAAGAAATGCAAGGAGGGGTTTCTATTTAAACAAGGAGG AAAGGATAGTAACAGAGGTTGGAAACATCGTTGGGTGACGTTTGACAGCCAGGACCTTAAGTATTACAGAAATAAGGGTGACAAG GATAATGAGGTGCTGAAAACAGTTCCTCTGAAGCGAATGCTAAATGTAACTCAAGAAATAGAT GAGAAAGATAAAGCTCATCCGTATCATTTCACGCTAGTTACTCCAGATCGCACCTTCTTATTTGCTTCAGAGAAACTAG ACAATTGTCAGCTTTGGTCAAGTACTCTGCTGGCTGCAATTATGTTATTTAAG CCAACAGAAGAGGACTTGGAAGAGCACGAGGGTGGCAAAATGCATAATCCTAACATGCAG GGATTTTTGAAGAAGCAAGGTCATAGTGTTCTGGCTGATTGGAAGCAGAGATATATTGTGTTGAAAGGAGAAGCATTCTGCTACTATAAATCAGTAGAT GATTGGAAAAATGGGATCCCCATTCATGAAATCAAAATGAAGACATCAAAAGTCAAGCGTGTGGGTGACAGACATCGATTTGAAATCATCACACCTGGCAGGCAATACCA GTTTCAAGCACAAAGTGATGATGAGATGGAGCAGTGGATTACAGCTTTAGAGAAAGCCGTCTTATATGGTTTAGAAGAGGCTAACCCATTCACAGCAACAACTTCTCAAACATGCAAT GAGGTATTAGAATTTATTCGAACAAACCCTTCAAACTGCTTCTGTGCAGATTGTGGTGACAAGG ATCCCACGTGGGCATCAGTGAATCTGTGTATCACACTTTGCTTGAAGTGTTCTG GTGTTCATCGCAGTTTGGGAGTTCATCTTTCCAAGGTTCGATCAATTGGTCTGGATAGGCATGTTTGGACGGCCCCAATAAAACAA TTATTTGTGGAAATTGGCAATGATAAGTCAAACCAGTTTTGGTTGTACCACCTTCGGAGTTCACCACCTACACAAGATGTTGAAGA TTCTGTTCGTGACAACTTCATTCGATTCAAGTATGAAAATCATGCTTGGTGTGAGCGGACAGGTCTGGAAAGAAATGAAGCCGATCTAGACAAA GAACTATGTACAAATACCTCAACTGATGATTTAATGAGAACACTACAGCTAATTGCCAGTGGAGCCAAT GTGAATGCTTGGTGCGCAGGTGCTCCACCTGATGAATGTACTC CTGTTTCAATTGCAAGGAAAGCTAAGAAGGATCTTCAGATG GAGCTGCTTATACAGAATGGTGCAGATCGAGATGGAATGG CTACTGATCCTGTAAGACGGTTCAATGCTCCAGGTGCTCCTAAGTCTCCATTTTCTTCAAGGGCAATAAAACAG GAGTCTGTAAGAAGTACATCGTCTGTCCAGAGTGTGTCATCAGTAAGTAGCTCTCGTGCAAGAAATTCATCAAATTTGTGTGGGTGGCTGCAGAAACCTGGCATCAATGAGACAG GCTGGAAAAATCGGTGGTGTGTGATAGAAGGAAAGACTCTAACGTACTACAAGAGTGAAAGG TCTGAAGAAGAGTCTGGTCATATTGATGCAAACGAAATGGCAAGTGTAGCACCAGCAGATGATGAAATACTTGTAGCATCACC AACTGATTCCTGTTTTACTATTTCTACAACGTTTGGTCGAAAATTCCATTTTTGTACAGAGCACAAAGAGGATATGAACCGATGGATGAATTCCATTCAGGAAGTAATTGAGAAGTACAATGAAGCGAAAAAA GAATTTGATAAGGCTGGTTTACTTATGAAACGTGGACTCAACAACACA GCTTGGAAGCAGCGTTGGTTTACCTTGTCTGCCAAGCATAAACAGCTGAGATATCATAAAATG gagagagaggagagtgGTGTCATTGACTTGAGGAAAGTATCTGAAGTAAAACTTCCAGAAGAGACAA AACGAGACAGAACATACTCTATAACATACATTGCATCCAAGCAGCAAACTCCCTCAGAGTCCCAATTATCATTTCAAATTGTAACCTCAGAAAG AACTTACCAGTTAAAGGCTTTTACTGTCAAAGAGGCAGTGTCTTGGAGCACTGCTGTGAAAGGATGCATT GGTAGTGGAGCCCACCTTTCAAACCAAACACTCAGTGGTAGTGGAATACCACTAATTGTGGAAAAATGTGTTACGTTTGTGGAAGCTCATG GCATGGTCGTCGAAGGTATTTACAGGCACAGTGGTACTACATCTATCATTGCCAAATTATTGAACAGCTTCTGGCAAG ATCCTGCAGGGGTTGTTCTTGATCCCAGTGTGTATTCCGTGCATGATGTAACTGGAACTTTGAAGGCTTTTTTCCGGAAACTACCAGATCCATTGTTGACGTCTGACTACTATGTAGCCTTTCTAGATGCATCTC GCATTACAGATCATTCTACTAAACTCTGCCAGCTGCAATCTCTCACAGAAAGGCTTCCGCCTGTCAATAGAGAAACACTAAAGTATCTTGCTGGACACTTGGCAAA AATTGCTGAGATGAAGTCAGAGAACAAGATGAGTGTCAAGAATTTAAGTATGATCTTTGGGCCAACCCTGATGACTTCAGATGGTCATGAG AGTGGTAGTTTTGAAATGGCAAGTCTGGAATGGGACGTGGTTGCCATGATGGTAGAGTACTATGCCTGGATGTTCCAG ATTGGTGAAGAAGAGTTACAGCAGCAAGAT AAAATTCGAGAAGCAGTTCAGAGGATTGGTATAGCAACATTCAATGCCAACGAA GCAGCCAAGCCTGCTACCGAATTCTTGGTAGAAATATATGTCAAAGGAAAAGATGTAGACAAGTTTCACAGAATGAAT GTGTCTGCAGAAATGTCAGCAGAAGCTGTAGTGTCAGAATGTATAAGAAAGAACAACTTGCCTACCAGTTCTTGCTGGACTCTATTTCAGGTTACTGATGATGGTGACTCAG AGAGACAGCTACAGTCTTCAGAGAAGGTACTCAGTGTATACAAGAGCTTTGCAGAAAACGACCACTTTTGTCTAAAGAACAGCAACTTATTGAGGAAAATAAAAGAACAT GGTCAACGTCCTCCTCCATCTGGTGTTTTGACCCTAAGAGATGTCAAAGGCAGACAAAAGTTGGGCAAGGCATGGAAGAAACACTATTGCTTTGTTCGAGATGGTTGGATCATTATTAATAAAGACACTAAAAATCTTCAAAAG GGTTCCACTGAGGCAACAAGGTGCAATATTGTTGACCATCATTTGTTTATTGGCATGGATCAAAAGAAATTGTCACCACCCACTCG GTATGGATTTCATTTGAAGCACAAGTCAGAAGACACCACCAA ATACTTCTGTGTGGAAGAGGAAGATCACATGTTCTGGTGGATTTGCTACATACTGCTTTATAAG TATCCTGGGGGTTTGTGA